One Trachemys scripta elegans isolate TJP31775 chromosome 4, CAS_Tse_1.0, whole genome shotgun sequence genomic region harbors:
- the LOC117877402 gene encoding uncharacterized protein LOC117877402: MGHHVAQLALFVGDPDEDISRQAREGVYRLYQLLLRQRDLNIHEVEDLWCWDWHQDSRLLGYKNTARVGEVFAKFFSEGQRRFFLQTAVLAMHDPLLRVSQAGLLLTYSLLGQAEQLMGSKQEVVTANIMNQLHIIRHLRQVPEALQEFCLQGHQQLLLPLNGECSETEWPPSEQESEGPSTRPLDGRAYIAPPPSPVGWPPGPLVDSVATERPPSERESKGPPTRPLEGRVYIAPPPSP; encoded by the exons atgggtcaccacgtggcacagctggctctgttCGTCGGTGACCCAGACGAGGACATCAGCCGGCAGGCCAGGGAGGGGGTTTACCGGCTCTACCAACTCCTGCTGCGCCAGAGGG acctgaacatCCATGAGGTCGAAGACCTTTGGTGCTGGGactggcaccaggacagcaggCTCCTTGGCTATAAGAACACcgccagggtgggggag GTTTTTGCCAAATTTTTCTCGGAGGGGCAGAGAAGATTCTTCCTGCAGACAGCAGTGCTGGCCATGCACGACCCCCTGCTGCgtgtcagccaggctgggctgctccTTACTTACTCCCTCCTGGGGCAAGCCGAGCAGCTGATGGGGAGCAAG caggaggtcGTCACAGCCAACATAATGAACCAACTTCACATCATCCGGCACTTGCGCCAAGTGCCGGAGGCGCTGCAGGAATTCTGCCTCCAAGGCCACCAGCAACTCCTGCTCCCTCTAAACGGGGAGTGTAGTGagactgagtggcctccctccgagcaggAGAGCGAGGGCCCCTCTACACGCCCCTTGGATGGCAGAGCCTATAttgccccacccccctcacctGTTGGCTGGCCACCAGGGCCTCTGGTAGACTCTGTTGCAACTGAGCGGCCTCCCTCCGAGCGGGAGAGCAAGGGCCCCCCTACACGCCCCTTGGAGGGCAGAGTCTATATCGCCCCGCCCCCCTCGCCATAA
- the LOC117876523 gene encoding RING finger protein 112-like, whose translation MDQLREDVPCSICLDVLDDPVSIECSHNFCQGCLVAHWRRVSAQGYQCPECRTPCSRDRMTPDTRLRALVKKITEPLREEMELQGPGAQPEPGRPVQLVRLDDKGSLILYEEALSLCLEQGGVGDAPVCLVSIIGEQRRGKSFLMNCLLRRLQSPEAVDASWMGREDEALGRFECRNGTATVTRGVWMWDQPLWVQAQGRRIFNISSTFKQTEADYLEMFIQVAKEVGGTCNLAPIQRLDLLVRDWQLSGAYGADVGQEYLGEITQDLEVSAEQPLVLETLRASGTRCYLLPHPGTQFTRSRVGTPDDIDEDFRQCLCEYVTSVVHSAGTHIRMD comes from the exons ATGGATCAACTCAGGGAGGACGTCCCCTGCTCCATCTGCCTGGATGTCTTGGACGACCCCGTCTCCATCGAGTGCAGCCACAACTTCTGCCAGGGCTGCCTCGTGGCTCACTGGCGCAGGGTCTCGGCCCAGGGCTACCAGTGTCCCGAGTGCCGGACTCCCTGCTCCAGGGACAGGATGACCCCAGACACGCGGCTGAGAGCCCTGGTGAAGAAAATCACAGAGCCCCTGCGGGAAGAGATGGAGCTG caggggccggggGCTCAGCCAGAGCCGGGGCGCCCGGTGCAGCTGGTTCGTCTGGATGACAAAGGCAGCCTGATCCTGTACGAGGAGGCCCTGAGCCTCTGcctggagcagggtggggtgggggacgcCCCCGTCTGCCTGGTGTCCATCATCGGGGAGCAGCGCCGGGGAAAATCCTTCCTGATGAACTGCCTGCTGCGCCGGCTCCAGAGCCCG GAGGCTGTGGATGCGTCATGGATGGGCCGAGAAGACGAAGCCCTGGGGAGGTTTGAGTGTCGCAATGGGACAGCGACCGTGACGAGGGGCGTGTGGATGTGGGACCAGCCCCTCTGGGTCCAagcccaggggaggagg ATCTTTAACATTTCCAGTACGTTTAAGCAGACTGAGGCAGATTATTTGGAG ATGTTCATTCAGGTTGCAAAGGAGGTTGGAGGGACCTGCAATCTGGCCCCAATCCAG CGCCTGGACCTGTTGGTGCGAGATTGGCAGCTCTCTGGAGCCTACGGCGCGGACGTGGGGCAGGAGTATCTTGGAGAAATCACACAG GACCTGGAGGTCTCTGCTGAGCAGCCCCTGGTGTTGGAAACCCTGAGGGCAAGCGGCACCCGGTGCTATTTATTGCCACACCCTGGCACTCAGTTCACCAGGAGCAGGGTAGGGACGCCAGATG